From a single Candidatus Bathyarchaeota archaeon genomic region:
- a CDS encoding (2Fe-2S)-binding protein: MSKSKGGKVTRRGFVKGAVAGLIVGAAATYGATQIAMPKKPVAVTEPVEGKTIYVKVNGETYDVWVNSRWTLQELIREELGLTGTGEGCSFGECGLCTMIANGKTILACQTLAIEADGWDVTTIEGLASGEKLNPLQESFAKHTAFQCGSCTPGFILSGKALLDKNPNPTVDEVREAISGNFCRCGTYDRVEKAILNAEVRL; encoded by the coding sequence ATGAGTAAATCTAAGGGAGGAAAGGTAACTCGACGAGGCTTTGTCAAGGGAGCCGTAGCTGGTCTTATAGTGGGAGCAGCTGCAACTTACGGAGCAACTCAAATAGCCATGCCAAAGAAACCGGTAGCTGTAACAGAGCCAGTAGAAGGAAAAACCATTTACGTCAAAGTAAATGGTGAAACCTACGATGTATGGGTTAACTCACGTTGGACCCTACAGGAATTGATCAGAGAAGAGCTTGGATTAACTGGTACAGGAGAAGGTTGTAGCTTCGGTGAGTGTGGATTGTGTACAATGATAGCCAATGGAAAAACTATTTTGGCCTGTCAAACATTGGCAATTGAGGCTGATGGATGGGACGTCACAACCATTGAGGGTTTAGCAAGCGGTGAAAAGCTAAATCCATTACAAGAATCATTCGCTAAACATACTGCATTCCAATGCGGATCTTGTACACCCGGATTCATCCTGTCAGGAAAGGCATTACTCGACAAGAATCCTAATCCAACAGTTGACGAGGTTAGAGAAGCGATCTCAGGTAACTTCTGTCGATGTGGAACCTATGACAGGGTCGAAAAAGCAATACTGAATGCGGAAGTGCGCTTGTAA
- a CDS encoding ABC transporter ATP-binding protein, producing the protein MGMLEIQDLRSGYGEIEVLWSVSLSTLDKGITSLLGPNGAGKTTLLNCITGLQNSWAGSVNFLGADITNKKPHQVVDIGISMVPEGRRIFTAMTVLENLLMGAYTKRARKRIKDSLERVYHVFPILKERKNQVAGTLSGGERQMLAIGRSLMSRPKLLLMDEVSTGLAPKLVLRVMETISQLSNEGLPILLVEQHVEKALKVSQFAYVMEHGKIAMKGKSKELLVDKRLKKAYLGI; encoded by the coding sequence ATGGGAATGTTAGAAATACAAGATCTCAGGTCAGGTTATGGAGAAATCGAGGTACTTTGGTCAGTATCTTTGAGTACTTTGGACAAGGGCATAACGTCACTCTTGGGTCCTAATGGAGCAGGTAAAACAACACTCTTAAACTGCATAACGGGACTACAGAATAGCTGGGCAGGATCTGTAAATTTCTTAGGAGCTGACATTACAAACAAGAAACCACATCAAGTAGTTGATATTGGCATCTCTATGGTCCCTGAAGGCAGAAGAATATTTACTGCGATGACAGTACTCGAGAATCTCTTAATGGGAGCTTACACAAAAAGGGCAAGAAAAAGGATAAAAGACTCGTTAGAAAGAGTGTATCATGTTTTTCCAATTCTAAAAGAAAGAAAAAATCAAGTAGCTGGCACTCTAAGTGGTGGCGAAAGACAAATGTTGGCCATAGGCAGATCGCTTATGTCTAGACCGAAGCTACTTCTCATGGACGAAGTATCTACAGGGTTGGCACCAAAATTAGTCTTGAGGGTGATGGAAACAATAAGTCAATTGAGTAATGAAGGATTACCAATACTCCTAGTAGAACAACATGTTGAAAAGGCATTAAAAGTATCCCAGTTTGCCTACGTAATGGAGCATGGCAAAATAGCAATGAAAGGCAAGAGCAAAGAACTCTTGGTTGATAAGAGACTCAAGAAAGCTTACTTAGGAATCTAA